The genomic segment GCGCGCCGGACATCGAGGTGGTCGGCGAGGCGGGCACGGGCGAGGAGGCGGTGGCGCTGGCCGCGAAGCTGACGCCGGACGTCGTCCTGATGGACCTGCAGCTGGGCGAGGGCATCGACGGCGTGGAGGCCACCCGCCGCATCACGTCGTCGCCACCCCCGACCCCCCACGTCCTGGTCCTGACGACCTACGACACGGACGCGGACATCACCCGCGCCATCGAGGCGGGCGCGACGGGCTACCTGCTCAAGGCGGAGCGCCCCGAGGAACTCTTCTCCGCGATCCAGGCGGCCTCCCAGGGCCGCACCGCGCTCTCTCCTCCGGTCGCGTCCCGCGTCATGGCCCGCATGCGCGCCCCCCGGCCCACACTCACCGACCGCGAACGCGACATCCTCGGCCAGCTCTCCCAGGGCCTCGGCAACCGCGAGATCGCCCGGGCCCTCTTCATCAGCGAGGCCACGGTGAAAACCCACCTGGGCCGCATCTACGACAAGCTCGGCGTGGACACGCGGGCGGGCGCGGTAGCGGTGGCGAAGGAACAACGCCTACTGCCGTGAGGCCGTTGCGCGCAGCCCTGAGGCGGTTCAGAACTCGCTGGTGTCGAGCTCGAAGCCGAGGGGTTCCGGGAGGGGGACGACCTTGGAGAGCTTGAAGATCTCCTGGTGCTCGTACTCCTCGCCGGCGGGCTCCGTGTAGAGCACGGCGTTCCCCGCCTCGCGGTCGATGAGCAGGTAGACGGGGATGCCGGCGCGGGCGTAACCGAGGATCTTCTTGTGACGGTCGTTGTCGCCGGTGGACCGGGAGGTGACTTCCGCTACGAGGAGGACGGCGGCGGGGTCGTGGTACTTGTCCTCGTTGGCGAAGCTGCCCTTGGGGGCCAGCACCAGGTCCGGCATGACCTGGCCGGTCGACGAGGCGCCCGGCACGTAGAGACCGATACTCGTGTAGCGCCCCAAATCCTTGCGGTGGTCACGCACCTGCCCGTTGATTTCGGACACGTATTCCTCATGCTCTCCACTGCCCGGTGACGTCACGTGGATCTCCCCCTCGATCAACTCCACGCGCCACCCTTCGGGGGAGAACGCGTCGAACCAGACGAAGGCTTCTTCCACCGGCATGTCAGGTACCCGGTCCATGACCAGGCTCATCAGTGACCCGAGGTCGAAGCCGTCACCGGGCTCGCACTCCGGAAGAGGCATCGCTGCCATGACAGAACCTCCTTCGTTCAAGGCGACACTGTCAGCACGGGCCGCACGGATCCGGGCAACCCAATCCGTTCACTCGAACGCGCGATCGCTAACGTTTCTGCAGGTCAGCGCCCTGACGCCAGCCCACCCGCCCCGACCATGACACCATCGACCCGTGCTCGACATCGGCTACGCCCTCTCCCGCCGCTTCCCCGACCCCGCCCAGCTGGACTACAGCCGCGCGGACGTCCACACGCTGCGTCACGACCTGTTCTGCGGGGACGTGTATCTCGCGGACACCAAGGCGGACCGGGAGCTGTCCACAGCCTGGGGGTGGGTTCCCGTGCTGGACTTCGCGTGGGCGCTGTGCGACATCGTCGAGACCCTCGACAAGGACCCGATGGGCAGCCGCGCCTCCCGCCCCCAGTACGCGGAGCTCGACTTCACGGAGTCGACGGACCGCATGCTGTTCGCCCGCCGTTTC from the Streptomyces venezuelae genome contains:
- a CDS encoding response regulator; its protein translation is MTVPAPVRLLVCDDHVVVRAGLLALLGSAPDIEVVGEAGTGEEAVALAAKLTPDVVLMDLQLGEGIDGVEATRRITSSPPPTPHVLVLTTYDTDADITRAIEAGATGYLLKAERPEELFSAIQAASQGRTALSPPVASRVMARMRAPRPTLTDRERDILGQLSQGLGNREIARALFISEATVKTHLGRIYDKLGVDTRAGAVAVAKEQRLLP
- a CDS encoding Uma2 family endonuclease, translated to MAAMPLPECEPGDGFDLGSLMSLVMDRVPDMPVEEAFVWFDAFSPEGWRVELIEGEIHVTSPGSGEHEEYVSEINGQVRDHRKDLGRYTSIGLYVPGASSTGQVMPDLVLAPKGSFANEDKYHDPAAVLLVAEVTSRSTGDNDRHKKILGYARAGIPVYLLIDREAGNAVLYTEPAGEEYEHQEIFKLSKVVPLPEPLGFELDTSEF